From a region of the Lactuca sativa cultivar Salinas chromosome 4, Lsat_Salinas_v11, whole genome shotgun sequence genome:
- the LOC111899177 gene encoding uncharacterized protein LOC111899177 — translation MGIECTSFHNVAQKSYDDLLNETQDIRNTIEKFTDEDRKKNRLRLKTIIYAVRWCAFPAIAFRDHNERPDSINKGNFLEMLEAICSFNNELKELFCTAPKHASYTSPTIQKEILNLISNRVRRTICDEIDDGVIVERFFRLVHVPDTTSQTLKNRIYFLLIHNNLDFKSICGQGYDGASNMRGHFKGLQALTSKDCPSAYYVHYFAHRLQLALMATSQGVIALQKFFFTKLSFVINVVDASSKCSDQLRDA, via the exons ATGGGAATAGAGTGTACATCTTTTCATAATgttgcacaaaaatcatatgatgaTTTGTTAAATGAGACTCAAGATATACGAAATACAATTGAGAAATTTACAGATGAAGATCGTAAGAAGAATAGATTGAGATTGAAGACTATTATTTATGCAGTCCGTTGGTGTGCCTTTCCAGCAATTGCATTTAGAGATCATAATGAAAGACCAGATTCCATTAACAAAGGAAATTTCCTTGAAATGTTAGAGGCAATTTGTTCTTTTAACAATGAGTTGAAAGAATTGTTTTGTACTGCGCCTAAACATGCATCATATACATCACCAACAATTCAAAAAGAGATTTTAAACCTTATCTCTAATAGGGTGAGACGGACGATTTGTGATGAGATTGATG ATGGCGTTATTGTGGAACGTTTCTTTAGACTTGTTCATGTTCCAGATACTACATCACAAACTCTGAAGAATAGAATATATTTCCTATTGATACATAACAATCTTGATTTTAAGTCGATTTGTGGTCAAGGGTATGATGGTGCAAGCAATATGCGAGGTCATTTCAAAGGGTTGCAAGCATTAACTTCGAAGGATTGTCCGTCTGCGTATTATGTTCATTACTTTGCTCATCGATTGCAATTAGCATTAATGGCCACTTCACAAGGAGTTATTGCGttgcaaaagtttttttttactaaGTTATCTTTTGTTATCAATGTCGTTGATGCTTCTTCCAAGTGTTCTGACCAACTAAGAGATGCATAA